A section of the Diabrotica virgifera virgifera chromosome 8, PGI_DIABVI_V3a genome encodes:
- the LOC126890249 gene encoding uncharacterized protein LOC126890249, whose product MSNYGCHLFIKELSTTGEKVSVIAQTKEKYIAISKRILVEESENGLNKYITVTFVDSYRFLAKSLDILSTTLNSEQCTEIRKYFPDTKHFELVRRKGVFPYSYMDGFDRLKEKTLPPKENFYNNLTNKHISDEDYARAIDVWNTFDCKSMSDYAMVYLVSDVLLLADVFENFRKICHKEYNLDPCHYITAPALSWDAMLRYTEIEQELFTEVNMVHFLKKGVRGGVAQCSKREAVANNQYVPNYDPQQPESYIMYLDATNLYGAAMCQYLPYGNFKWVTDVENFNCFSVEDDADKGYVLEVDLEYPAHLHSLHNDLPFCPESMVPPGSKYPKLIPNFNNKTKYIIHYRNLKQCLRYGLVLKRIHRILESSQSPWLKKYIDLNASLRNKAKNEFERDLFKLLVNAIFGKTLENVEKRRDIRLCTRWETKTNSLGARVLISKPEFKSCSVFNENLVAIHLGKTKIVYDKPLYVGFTILDLSKTVIYDFYYGHIKKKYGEAANLLYTDTDSLIMEIFTPNFYEDMKRNLEHFDTSNYPTDNIHRIPKTPSILGKMKDEFASVPIKCFYGTRAKAYCIEANTIIKKAKGISKHVTKTQLQKSDYVLLVKKGGVIFRKMYVFVSNLHTIYTELRNKVALSSKDDKRCVINGDVKTLAWGHFLISPHNGTIDDLIRFGNELLHTPELVDLEKIPLEELFQVDSFQYDSYL is encoded by the coding sequence ATGAGTAATTATGGTTGTCATCTTTTTATTAAAGAGCTTTCAACAACTGGTGAAAAAGTTTCAGTAATTGCACAGACGAAAGAAAAATATATCGCAATTTCTAAAAGAATTCTGGTGGAAGAGTCGGAAAATGGTCtaaataaatacataactgtGACATTTGTTGATTCATACAGATTTTTGGCAAAATCTTTGGATATTCTGAGCACAACCTTAAATTCGGAGCAGTGTACAGAAATTAGAAAGTATTTCCCAGATACTAAACACTTTGAACTTGTGAGGCGTAAGGGTGTGTTTCCTTATTCATATATGGATGGATTTGATAGACTTAAAGAAAAAACACTACCACCTAAAGAAAATTTCTACAATAATCTAACTAACAAACACATTTCTGATGAAGATTATGCAAGAGCAATTGATGTATGGAACACATTTGATTGTAAATCTATGAGTGACTATGCCATGGTGTACTTAGTATCAGATGTCTTATTATTGGCTGATGTgtttgaaaattttagaaaaatatgtcACAAAGAATACAATTTGGATCCTTGTCACTACATAACTGCTCCTGCATTAAGTTGGGATGCTATGTTAAGATACACCGAAATTGAACAGGAGCTTTTTACAGAGGTGAACATGGTACACTTTTTAAAGAAAGGAGTAAGAGGAGGTGTGGCACAATGTAGCAAACGAGAAGCCGTGGCAAATAATCAATATGTGCCCAACTATGATCCACAACAACCCGAGTCTTACATAATGTATCTAGATGCCACAAATTTATATGGTGCAGCCATGTGTCAATATCTTCCATATGGAAATTTTAAATGGGTAACCGATGTTGAAAATTTCAACTGTTTTTCGGTGGAGGATGATGCGGATAAAGGGTATGTGTTGGAAGTGGATTTGGAATATCCAGCTCATTTACATTCTTTACATAATGATTTGCCATTCTGTCCCGAGAGTATGGTACCTCCAGGAAGCAAATATCCTAAACTTATTCCAaatttcaacaataaaactaaatacATTATCCATTATCGCAATCTTAAGCAGTGTCTTAGGTATGGTCTGGTACTAAAAAGGATTCATCGTATACTAGAGTCTTCGCAATCACcatggttaaaaaaatatattgacctAAACGCATCACTCAGAAACAAGGCCAAAAACGAGTTTGAACGGGATCTTTTTAAGCTTCTGGTTAATGCGATATTCGGTAAAACCCTAGAGAACGTTGAAAAAAGAAGAGATATCCGCCTGTGCACCCGCTGGGAAACAAAAACAAATTCGTTGGGAGCCAGGGTACTTATCTCTAAACCAGAATTCAAGTCTTGTTCCGTGTTTAATGAGAATTTGGTGGCAATCCATTTGGGTAAAACCAAAATAGTTTATGACAAGCCTCTCTATGTTGGTTTCACAATTTTAGATTTATCAAAAACAGTGATATATGATTTTTATTATGGACATATCAAAAAGAAATATGGTGAAGCCGCAAACTTGTTATACACAGACACAGACTCCCTGATTATGGAGATATTTACCCCCAATTTCTATGAGGATATGAAGAGAAATTTAGAACATTTCGACACCTCCAACTATCCAACTGATAATATTCACAGGATACCGAAAACACCATCAATactaggaaaaatgaaagatgaaTTTGCATCTGTACCCATTAAATGTTTCTATGGTACACGTGCTAAAGCTTATTGCATAGAAgcaaatacaataataaaaaaagcaaaaggAATTTCAAAACACGTAACCAAAACACAGTTGCAAAAGAGTGATTATGTACTATTAGTGAAAAAAGGTGGTGTAATCTTTAGAAAAATGTATGTATTCGTGTCTAATTTACATACCATATATACGGAACTTAGGAATAAAGTGGCACTATCTTCTAAGGATGACAAACGCTGTGTAATAAACGGTGACGTAAAAACTCTTGCGTGGGGGCATTTTTTAATTAGTCCACATAATGGTACTATAGATGATCTGATTAGGTTTGGGAATGAGCTGCTACACACCCCGGAATTGGTCGATTTAGAAAAGATTCCTCTTGAAGAATTGTTTCAAGTCGATTCTTTTCAATATGATTCATACTTGTAA